A stretch of the Planktothricoides raciborskii GIHE-MW2 genome encodes the following:
- a CDS encoding CPBP family intramembrane glutamic endopeptidase, with the protein MTLKRLILTLLTVMVVGLAGISLATSWNEPQIQSRLELYQTNLLLHGSEYKGENSEDPRVKAAQTLLGQEFIQTALKQYQAVRESTQTILQSNRAKLEANTEIGTVDDRPVELLQKAIHDGELYLNDLDLRIGILQAYQGEVKTAQATWGQISESASTQTEAQKQITAILSGLWSEPPRLEPNAEELLKTNLDGWFRYQVLSQLYEQQGRTSDLEILQEKQQQIAGQALLKLVFIGGLPVLGVIVGGSLIIFLLVQVFLEPQTAILALPSDNDNQEIWQTPWDWETIWQVLIVGFFFVQQILLPLLLGLLPIKASELGVRLQSFYVLGTYVLLSVGGLLVLYLSLKPFFPLPENWFRFNWRSNWILWGIGGYLVALPLVILVSLINQQIWQGQGGSNPLLQIALNNKDSVALVVFFITASVAAPLFEEIMFRGFLLPSLTRYQSPWSAIALSSLLFAIAHLNVSEVIPLATLGMVLGFTYVRSGNLLAPMLLHCLWNSGTLASLFILGSSAN; encoded by the coding sequence ATGACACTCAAGCGATTAATCTTAACATTGCTGACGGTGATGGTAGTGGGTTTGGCGGGTATTTCTTTAGCGACTAGCTGGAATGAACCTCAGATTCAAAGTCGTCTAGAACTATATCAAACCAATCTACTCCTACACGGATCGGAATACAAGGGCGAAAATTCAGAAGACCCTAGGGTAAAAGCTGCCCAAACTTTATTGGGTCAGGAGTTTATTCAAACGGCCCTGAAGCAATATCAAGCAGTGCGCGAGTCTACCCAAACCATTTTGCAAAGCAACCGGGCTAAATTAGAAGCGAATACAGAAATCGGTACGGTTGACGATCGCCCCGTGGAATTGCTGCAAAAGGCGATTCACGACGGAGAGTTATATTTAAATGACCTAGATTTGCGGATTGGCATTTTGCAAGCGTATCAAGGTGAGGTGAAAACTGCTCAAGCAACTTGGGGACAAATCAGCGAAAGTGCATCCACCCAAACCGAAGCCCAAAAGCAAATCACGGCTATTTTATCAGGCCTTTGGAGTGAACCACCACGTCTGGAACCCAATGCCGAAGAACTGCTAAAAACCAACTTAGATGGCTGGTTTCGCTATCAAGTATTAAGCCAATTATATGAACAACAAGGGCGAACCAGTGACCTAGAAATTCTTCAGGAAAAACAGCAACAAATTGCCGGTCAAGCATTGCTAAAACTGGTGTTTATTGGTGGGTTGCCCGTGTTGGGGGTAATCGTCGGTGGGTCATTGATAATTTTTTTGCTGGTGCAAGTTTTTCTAGAACCGCAAACAGCAATTTTAGCCTTACCCTCGGATAACGATAACCAAGAAATTTGGCAAACTCCCTGGGATTGGGAAACTATTTGGCAAGTGCTGATTGTGGGCTTTTTCTTTGTCCAGCAAATCTTATTACCATTGTTACTCGGACTGCTGCCGATTAAGGCTTCAGAACTCGGTGTCCGGCTTCAATCTTTCTATGTGTTGGGAACTTATGTGCTGTTATCAGTTGGTGGTTTGTTGGTGCTTTATTTATCATTAAAACCATTTTTCCCATTACCAGAAAATTGGTTTCGTTTTAACTGGCGGAGTAATTGGATTCTCTGGGGAATTGGCGGCTATTTAGTCGCCCTGCCTTTGGTAATTTTGGTGTCTTTAATTAACCAACAAATTTGGCAGGGACAAGGTGGCAGTAATCCCCTATTGCAAATCGCCCTAAATAATAAAGATAGTGTGGCGTTAGTGGTATTTTTTATCACCGCATCAGTGGCCGCACCTTTGTTTGAAGAAATTATGTTTCGCGGCTTTTTGTTGCCATCTTTAACCCGATATCAGTCCCCCTGGTCGGCGATCGCCCTGAGTAGTTTGTTATTTGCGATCGCTCACTTAAATGTCTCCGAAGTTATCCCCTTAGCTACCTTGGGCATGGTGCTAGGATTTACTTATGTGCGATCGGGCAATCTTTTAGCCCCAATGTTACTCCACTGTCTCTGGAACAGTGGCACCCTCGCCAGTCTATTTATTTTAGGCAGTAGTGCCAATTAA